GTGGAAGAAGTTTCTCGGCTTTTAAATATAAAGATAAATTATGACGAACAACTTATTGTAGGGCTGTCACAGCACTTTGAACCTGCTCTTTATAGATTGACAATGGGACTTCAGACTACCAATCCATTAGTAGAAGAAATTAAAAATTATTATGGTGATTTGTTTAAAGCAGTAAATAAAGCTTGCAAGTTAATTTTTTCTAAATATAATCTCATGATACCGGCAGAAGAGATTGGATATATCACAATGCATATTGGAGCTGCAATTGAAAGACAGCAAGCTTTATCAAAAAAATTAAGAGTTTTTATTATATGTCCAAATGGGATTGGCACGGCGAGAATATTATCAGCTAAATTAAAAACTCTTTTTAGAGAAGTTGATGCTATTGACATTGGGGCAATATGGGAGTATAAGAAAAAAGGTGATAACTATGATCTAATAATTTCTACAGTAAAGCTTGAAGAATTAAAAGATAATGTAATTGTGGTATCGCCTTTTTTGCCAGAAGAAGATATTAAAAAGGTAGAAGAGTTTATAGAGAAATATGTAGTCAAGAAAGAAAGAGAATTGACAGGGAATTTGCCGACGGTGGAGAGAAGACGAAATTTTGAAATAGCAGATGAAATACTTCGAAATTTGCAATTAAAATACGTGGAAACAAAAACTATTGCAGATTTAATAAAATTCATAGCAAAGGATTTATATGATTTAATGCTTACTGAAGATGCAAAAGAAATAGAAGAGCTAATCTTTAAAAGGGAAGCCATGGGCAATGTTGTCATACCAACCACCCACATTGCTTTAATTCATACAAGAAGTGACAAAATGGTAATGCCTTTTGTCGGTGTGTATAAACTAAAAACTCCATTAAAGATGAAAAGTGCTGGTTTTTCTTATGAAGAAGTAGATACTTTTCTTGTGATGTTAGCAAGGAAAACAGAAAGCAGTGAAATATTAGAGATGTTAGGTAAAATAAGTATTTCGCTTATAGAGGATAAAGCCTTTAATGAAATATTGAGGCTTGGCGATATCAAAGATATTAGAAATAGCTTAGTTACAATACTAAATGATACACAGGAGGCTTTGGAGGATGAATAAAGAAATACTAAACGAAAATAATATTGTATTAGATGTGCCATCAGAGTCTAAAATACAAGCTATTGAAAGAGTAGGGAATTTGCTTTTTAAAAATGGCTATGTTGAAAAAGAATATATAGAAGGTATGAAGAAAAGAGAAGAAGATGTAACGACTTATATAGGTAATGGTATTGCTATTCCTCACGGAGTTTCTGAGTATGTAAAATATATAAAAAAATCTGGAATAGTTATAGCGCAATATCCTAAAGGAGTAGATTTTGGAGATGGAAATATTGCCTATATTGTCATAGGAATTGCAGGTAAGGGAGATGAACATTTAGAGATATTATCAAAAATAGCGCTTACCTGCCAGTATGAAGAAAATGTCGAGAAATTGAAGAAGGCAAGGGCAAAACAGGAAATAATAGAAATACTTCAAAAAGGTGATGAATAACATGTTAAAAGCGGTTCATTTTGGAGCAGGGAATATAGGCAGAGGATTTATAGGATATTTGTTGTATAAGTCTGGATATGAAATAACTTTTGTTGATATATCAAAAGAATTAGTAGAAAGCATAAATAATTATAAAAGATATAATGTGATTATTTTAAAAGATAATGTGGAAAAGGAAGAAGTAAAAAACATAAAAGCTATTCATATCGAAGATGAAGAAAATCTATCCAAGGCTATTGTAGATGCAGATATAATTACGACTTCAGTAGGAGCTAATAATCTTAAGAGCATAGGGGAAAAATTAAGAAATTATTTAAAGATAAGAAAAGCTAACATTGATAAACCTTTGAATATAATGGCATGCGAAAATGCACTGTTTGCAACAAATATACTAAAAAATAGTATATTGGAAAAAGAGGATAAAGATTTTATTGAGTACGTAAATCAAAAAATTGGTTTTCCTAATACGGCTGTGGACAGGATAGTACCGAATGTAGATATAAAGAAAGAACTGCCAATAGATGTAGCAGTTGAAGATTTTTATGAATGGGATATTGACAAAAAAGCAATTATTGGGGATTTAAATATCAAAGGGGTGGAACTTGTCGCTGACCTTGAACCTTATATAGAGAGAAAATTATTTTTATTAAATGGAGCCCATGCTACCACTGCATATTTAGGATATTTAAAAGGGTATAAATATATACATGAAGCGATTGAAGATGGTTTTATAAGAAATATAGTCTATAAAATGCAAGAGGAAGCTTCTAGCGCGCTTTCTAAGAAACATAATATAAAAATTGATAATTTAAGAGAATATTCAAATAAAGTAATAAAAAGGTTCAAAAACTCCTATTTAAAAGACGAAGTTGTAAGAGTGGGAAGAGAGCCTACAAGGAAATTGTCTGGAAATGACCGGTTAATGATGCCTGCCAAACTTTGTTATGAAATTGGAATTACGCCTGAATTTATACTATATGGTATAGCTGCAGGGTTTTTGTTTGATTATAAGGAAGACCCTCAAGCTTGTAAAATTCAAGATGACATTAAAAATTTTGGCTTAGAAAAAACAATAAGCAAAATTACAGGTTTAGAAGAAAATAGTGATTTATTACATGAAATTGTAAAGAAGTATAAAGAATTAAAAGAAACTTTTAGGAAAAGATGATATAGATTGGATTCTATATCGTCTTTTTCACTTTTTTCTTTTGTAATGAATAGACTTGTGCAAAATTCAGAAGCCTTAATTTAAGCCATTCTACAGACATACTTTTTTCCTATCACTCTTGAATTTTTTATCTTTTATGTAGGATTTCCCCTCCCATTTGTCGAATTATTATATATACACTATAAAAAATTTTTTAAGAAGGAGGAAATCCTACATGTACCAGCTTCAATTGCTTTTAAATATACCTGAACTCTTTACCTCTCAGTCTAAAATTGATTTCTATTCTTCTATGTTTGAAAATCTTGACCTGTCTTCAATACCTGAATTCCCTTCCTCTAGTCCTGGCCGTAAGGGTTATTCTCACCATGCACTTTTTAGAGCTTTTATTGTCATGAAAGCTGAAAGATTCGGCACAATTTCTGACCTTTTAGATTATCTCCGCAATAATCTTATCATTGCTCATCTTTGTGGCTTCGACATTTCTAAACCTCTTCCTTCTTATTGGACTTTTCGCCGTTTTATTAATGACTTCTCTCATGATTATTTGACCTCTATTTTTCAAAATCAGGTCAATATCCTCAAAAATATGGGTATTATCTCCGGTGAGTTTATTTCCATGGATTCTACCCCTATTAAAGCTAACACTAAGTTAAATAACCCTAAGTCTTTTTCTAAAAATAAATTCTCTAAAGATAATCAGCCTAAGTCAGATAAGGATTGTAAATTAGGCGTTTATTCTGCTTCTAACGATTCTTCTAATAAACGCTATAAGTTTTATTGGGGCTATAAAAATCACATTATTGTTGATGCTATCTCTGGTTTACCCATCGCTGAAACTACTACCCCCGCTGATGCCCCTGATTTTGAAGCCGCTTTATCTTTGCTTGAGAAGACTAATAAGTGGTTTAACCTTAAGTATGTTAATTTTATTGCTGATAAAGGCTATGATGTTAAGAAACTTTATAATTATGTTAGAAATATTCTCCACGGTCATTGCTTTATTCCTCTTAACAAGCGTAATTCTAAAAATCCCCCTCTGACTGATGATGGTTATATGGTCTGTGAAGCGGGTATTAAAATGCTTAAAGATGGCAAGCAATATTTTGATGGTTTTATTAAGCAAAAATTTGTTTGCAAGTTCTGTAATTCTAAGGATGATTCTGCCTGCCCTATAAATCATCCTAAATATTTTAATGGCAAAAAGCATAGAGGCTGTACTAAGTATGCTATTATATCTTCTGATTATAGGTCCTCTATTAATAGAGACTCCCTATATTTTAAGGCCGTCTACAAATTGAGAATTGAATCAGAAAGATATAATTCCCGCTTTAAAGCTCTGGATTTTGAAAAGGCTTATGTTAGAAATATTAATTCTGTGAGCAACCTTAATACTTTTGGCCATATTACTTTGCTTACTGTCGCTATTGTAGCTATTAAATTGGGCAAATATGATGAGTTTAGATCTCTTGTTGCTTTGATGCAATCGGCCTAATTTTTATTGAATCTATTTCATGCCATTTTTTAACATTTGACTTCTACAGGATATTTATGCCCTTTTTTAGCTCCTCTTTTTGTCTTTTCTTTTCCCTTACCACTTCCTTTATGTTTGATTGTCAGTGTTGATTACTATATATTGTATGTAATACATATTTTGGTTTTTGATTATGATTATTTTAATTAATTTTGCACATCCCTATTGTAATGAAAGCTATCGTTATAAATTTAAAAATGTTTACAATACTAAGTAAACGTATAAAATAAAGAGCAAATGGGAGTAAAATTGGGAATAAACATGTGATATTGCCCTAAATCGCTGTTGAAGGTCAAAAAAGTCTTTTATATAATTATATTAAGACTTGTCTGACATCTGATGTATGATGTACTTTACACAAAATTAATAATAGTTTAACTTATATTTAACACTCCGCTGGTATACTTAAAAAGTCTAAAATTTTTCCTGTAATTTTTATGGAGGTGGTTGTTGAAAATCTATTTGTTTTCTAAGAACAAAAATACTAGTAAAAGGAGGATGTAAATGTTTAGGTCAAGGCCAAGGATACTTGCAATATTTGTTGCAGCAATAATGGTATTTAGCATGTTTTTCTCTGCGGTACCGCAGATAGCCTTTGCTGCAACGTCAAAAACATTTGACTTTATAGAAGTCACCGATTTTCACGGTTATTTACAAAATGACGGTAAATTAAGTGATGGAACAATTTATAAGCAGCAAATAGCAGGTGTTTTGGCAAAACAAATTAAAGACATAAAAGCTCAAAATCCTGACAGAACTGTAATTTTATCTGGCGGAGATATGTTCCAGGGAACGCCGCTTTCCAACGTCTTAAAAGGACAACCAGTCATTGAAATGATGAAAAATATTGGTTTTGATGCAATGACTCTTGGAAACCATGAATATGATTGGGGAATTGATTCGGTAATTGATACGCAAAATGCTACATTGAAAAATTCTACAATTCCTGTTCTTGCAGCAAATGTGTATGATAAAACAACGGGGCAATTGGTGAATTATGTAAAACCCTATGTAATGATTGAAAAAGATGGAGTAAAAATCGGCATAATTGGCATCGTAGACAATAAAGAATTTCCAAATATAATAATGCCTGCATATATACAAAATGTTGATTTTAAAGATCCTGTTCCAATTGTAAATGACTTAGCACAGCAGTTAAGACAACAAGGTGCGCAAATAGTTGTTGTACTGGCACATATGGGCGCATATCAAGATAAGTCAGGTAATGTAACAGGCAATCTTATAGACTTTGCAAAGCAAGTTCAAGGTGTAGATGCGATATTTGGTGGACATACACATTCAATTGTCACTACAAGAGTAAATGGAATTCCTGTAGGGGTTGCTTACTATTATGGCAGAGGATTCATCGATTTAAAGATAACATTAAATGATGATGGCACAGTTACAACAGGCGATATGCAATACATTGATATTACAGGTTTGTATTCTACACAAAATCCTGTAGTGGATCCTGAAGTACAAGCCATTGTTGATAAAGCTGTTCAAGATGTAGGACCAATATTTAACGAAGTGATAGGTCAAGCTGCAATTGACTTGACAAGGACTCAAAGTGCGCAACCTTATGGAGACTCTCTCTTAGGCAATTGGGCAGCACAAGTGACAAAGGATGCAGTTGGAGCAGATTTTGGATTTGCCAATAATGGTGGGCTTAGGATAGATATTCCAAAAGGCGATATAACTGTTGGAATGATGTATCAGCTGATGCCTTTTGACAACACAATAGTTACAATGAAAATGACAGGGGCGCAAGTAAAAACTATCCTTGAACAGGCTGTTCAAGATGGAGGAAAAGGCATACAAGTTGCAGGACTTTCCTTTAAATATGATCCAAGTAAACCCACCATGAATAGAGTATTTGACATGAGAAAGTCCGACGGAACGCCAATACTCATGGATAAAACTTATCTTGTTGCGACAAACAACTTTATGGGCACTGGCGGAGATGGCTTTACAGGATTTACAGACCCTGATATTGTAAAAACTTATGTTGACACATATAAGCTTGTAAGAGATGCATTCATAGATGCAGTTAAAGCCCAAAAGACAGTTACTTCAAAAATAGATAATAGAATTGCACCGGCTAAAATGAGTGATGCGACAATAGCAGTACTTGCTACGTCAGATATACATGGCAATATATTCCCATGGGACTACAATACTGCAAAACCAGCAAATCAAGGTCTTGCAAAGGTATCTACTTATGTAAAACAGGTAAGAGCGCAATATCCTTATGTGGTATTAGTAGACAATGGAGACACAATACAAGGAACACCACTTTCTTACTATTATGACAAGATAGATACCACTACAGAGTATCCATTAGCAAAAGTAATGGGAGCAATGAAATACGATACCTGGACATTGGGCAACCATGAATACAATTATGGGCTTGACGTTTTGAATAGGGTTATAAATGATATGAGAAATGAAGGCATACATGTGCTTTCAGCAAATACTTACAAAGATGACGGAACAAACTTTGTTGACCCTTACTATATTAAGACATTTGATACGCCACAAGGACCTGTAAAAGTGGGTATATTAGGCCTTACGACTAAAACTATACCATCATGGGAAGATAAAGACCACTATGCAGGATTACACTTCAATGACCTTGTAGAGGAAGCAAATAAGTGGGTACCCAAGTTAAGAGAAGCAGGAGCAGATATAATAGTTGCTACAATTCATTCTGGTGAAGAGTCACCAACAGATATAATACCAGAAAATCAAGTTATTGCTGTAGCAACGCAAGTAAATGGCATTGATGCAATAGTTGCAGGACATACACATGCTATTATATCACAGCATACGTATAAAAACCCAGCAGGCGAAACAGTGATAGTGACAGAACCTGGTAGATGGGGACAATATGTATCACAGATAAACTTTAATATAAGCAAAAATGCTGATGGAAAATGGGAAATAGATAGCAAATGGAGTGCAACTATAAAAATGGATGATTCTGTACAAGCAGATTCAGATATTTTAAACCTTGCACAACCATATCAAGATGCAACACTTAAATATATAGGAACAAAAATCGGTGTTGCAACAGGTGACTTCTTAGGTACTGAACAGACAGTAAAAGAGACAGCTATAATGGACCTTATCAATAAAGTTCAAAAATATTATGCAAAAACTGATCTGTCAATTGCTGCACCACTTAGCAGCTCAGCGAAGATATTGAAAGGCGATATAACAATTCAAGACATCATGGGTGTATATGTATATGAAAACTATTTGTATGGAATAAAGATGACTGGGAAACAGTTAAAGGACTGGATGGAATGGTCAGCAAGATATTACAAACAAGTTTCCTCGCCAAATGATCCTATAACAAAAGATCCTACTTTGAATATACCTGATTACAATCTTGACCAATTGTACGGTGCAAGCTATGTAATAGATTTAACACAACCAGCAGGACATAGAATTAAGAATCTCAAAGTCAATGGCAAACTTGTAAAAGATGACGATGTATTCACAGTAGCAATAAACAACTATAGATTCAATGGTGGTGGCGGATTCATGCAAGCTGCTGGAATAACAAATCCAGAAATTGTATTTGATTCTGCAAAAGCTTATGGCGATGACGGACAGGTAAGGAATTTGATGATTAGATATATTCAAGAGCATGGTACAATTACACCAACTGTTGAAAATTACTGGTATGTATCAACAACTCCTGTGGCAGAAGAAACACCATCACCAGTAACACAGCCAACACCTGCTCCAACTCCGCAACCACAACCTGCACCACAACCAACGCCTGCTCCAACTCCACAACCGACACCAGCACCACAACCAACGCCTGCTCCAACTCCGCAACCACAACCTGCACCACAACCTGTATACAACTATGGCATTGTAACTGCATCAGCGCTTAATGTGAGGGCAGGCGCAAGTACTTCAAGCAAAATTATAGGAGTACTTCCTGCCGGAAAAGTTGTGACATTGCTTGAAGAAGTCAACGGCTGGTACAAGATTGACTACAATGGCAAAACAGGATACATTTACGGCAAATACGTTGCTGCAACGCCAAATCCGTCAAAGGTAACTGTTTTGAAAGCTGTAAAAGTCACTGCTAAGAGCGGATTAAATGTAAGAGTAGGGAATTCTATAAATGCAAAGAAGATAGGAGCAGTACCATATGGTACAGAACTAAAAGTAGTTGGAGAATATAATGGATGGTATCAGATACAGTATAATGGCGGATTTGGATATGTATACGCAAAATATACAAAATAGGAGCTAAAGAAGAGAAAAGCTGTGGGAAACCGCAGCTTCAGACTGTTGACAAAATATCGGGAACCCGTTATGATGAGAAGGGTTCCTTGTTATTTTAGTGGTATAAAGCAAAAGAGGAGAGGAGAAGGAAGATGTTAACAAAGAAACAGGATGCAAGACATCAAATAGAATTTGTAAGCATAGATCAATTAGTACCAAAAGACCACCTTTTAAGAAAGATAGAAAAAGTCATAGACTTTAGCTTCATATACGATTTAGTAAAGGACAAATATTCCGAAGATCACGGCAGACCAAGTATAGATCCAGTAGTATTGATAAAAATACTGTTCATTCAATATCTTTTTGGTATACCGTCGATAAGAAGAACAATAGCAGAAATAAAAACAAACGTTGCATATAGATGGTTTTTAGGGTATGGACTAACAGAAGAAATACCTCATTTTTCAACATTTAGCCAGAACTACATAAGAAGATTCAAAGGGACAGACATATTTGAGAAAATATTTACGAAGATTTTAGAAGAAGCAATAAGGCATGGGTTAGTAAATGCAGAGGAAGTATTCATAGATTCCACTCACGTAAAAGCAAGTGCCAATAAGAAAAAATATACAAAAGAAATAATAGAACAAGAAGCCAAGACTTACCAAGAAAAACTAGAAGAAGAAATAAACAAAGATAGAGAAGCTCATGGAAAAAAGCCATTAAAGAAAATCAAGACGATAAAGACGAAAGAAGTAAAAGTAAGCAAAACAGACCCAGATAGTGGAATGTTAAACAAAAATGAAAAAGAAAAATGTTTTGC
The sequence above is a segment of the Thermoanaerobacter ethanolicus JW 200 genome. Coding sequences within it:
- a CDS encoding BglG family transcription antiterminator, which encodes MVKGMEDLTVRQKFILKTLIEKGPSNIEDLSKLMDVSGRTIMREIASINNNLKKYKAVIIEDNGQIILKGEEEALDKIHASLGAIPLQWLLTPEQRQILMTIQLLLSEEPIKAAYFSYQFNVVEGTISLYLDKIEEWLKMRNLSLIRRRGYGIKVEGSELDKRNAIVELFYNYKPIEELLAFVYNDEKDKYVYTFFSTIFDNELVQLVKRIAQQIKNVIHDNLSDLNYFGMFVHLLVSIYRTKIDKPIQLNDEFVKDILLSNEFIFMKDVEKILKENEVYLPDTELAYLALHLSPKKYVYKQNRFEELGISLQDLSKEVVEEVSRLLNIKINYDEQLIVGLSQHFEPALYRLTMGLQTTNPLVEEIKNYYGDLFKAVNKACKLIFSKYNLMIPAEEIGYITMHIGAAIERQQALSKKLRVFIICPNGIGTARILSAKLKTLFREVDAIDIGAIWEYKKKGDNYDLIISTVKLEELKDNVIVVSPFLPEEDIKKVEEFIEKYVVKKERELTGNLPTVERRRNFEIADEILRNLQLKYVETKTIADLIKFIAKDLYDLMLTEDAKEIEELIFKREAMGNVVIPTTHIALIHTRSDKMVMPFVGVYKLKTPLKMKSAGFSYEEVDTFLVMLARKTESSEILEMLGKISISLIEDKAFNEILRLGDIKDIRNSLVTILNDTQEALEDE
- a CDS encoding PTS sugar transporter subunit IIA; translated protein: MNKEILNENNIVLDVPSESKIQAIERVGNLLFKNGYVEKEYIEGMKKREEDVTTYIGNGIAIPHGVSEYVKYIKKSGIVIAQYPKGVDFGDGNIAYIVIGIAGKGDEHLEILSKIALTCQYEENVEKLKKARAKQEIIEILQKGDE
- a CDS encoding mannitol-1-phosphate 5-dehydrogenase, giving the protein MLKAVHFGAGNIGRGFIGYLLYKSGYEITFVDISKELVESINNYKRYNVIILKDNVEKEEVKNIKAIHIEDEENLSKAIVDADIITTSVGANNLKSIGEKLRNYLKIRKANIDKPLNIMACENALFATNILKNSILEKEDKDFIEYVNQKIGFPNTAVDRIVPNVDIKKELPIDVAVEDFYEWDIDKKAIIGDLNIKGVELVADLEPYIERKLFLLNGAHATTAYLGYLKGYKYIHEAIEDGFIRNIVYKMQEEASSALSKKHNIKIDNLREYSNKVIKRFKNSYLKDEVVRVGREPTRKLSGNDRLMMPAKLCYEIGITPEFILYGIAAGFLFDYKEDPQACKIQDDIKNFGLEKTISKITGLEENSDLLHEIVKKYKELKETFRKR
- a CDS encoding transposase, with the protein product MYQLQLLLNIPELFTSQSKIDFYSSMFENLDLSSIPEFPSSSPGRKGYSHHALFRAFIVMKAERFGTISDLLDYLRNNLIIAHLCGFDISKPLPSYWTFRRFINDFSHDYLTSIFQNQVNILKNMGIISGEFISMDSTPIKANTKLNNPKSFSKNKFSKDNQPKSDKDCKLGVYSASNDSSNKRYKFYWGYKNHIIVDAISGLPIAETTTPADAPDFEAALSLLEKTNKWFNLKYVNFIADKGYDVKKLYNYVRNILHGHCFIPLNKRNSKNPPLTDDGYMVCEAGIKMLKDGKQYFDGFIKQKFVCKFCNSKDDSACPINHPKYFNGKKHRGCTKYAIISSDYRSSINRDSLYFKAVYKLRIESERYNSRFKALDFEKAYVRNINSVSNLNTFGHITLLTVAIVAIKLGKYDEFRSLVALMQSA
- a CDS encoding 5'-nucleotidase C-terminal domain-containing protein translates to MFRSRPRILAIFVAAIMVFSMFFSAVPQIAFAATSKTFDFIEVTDFHGYLQNDGKLSDGTIYKQQIAGVLAKQIKDIKAQNPDRTVILSGGDMFQGTPLSNVLKGQPVIEMMKNIGFDAMTLGNHEYDWGIDSVIDTQNATLKNSTIPVLAANVYDKTTGQLVNYVKPYVMIEKDGVKIGIIGIVDNKEFPNIIMPAYIQNVDFKDPVPIVNDLAQQLRQQGAQIVVVLAHMGAYQDKSGNVTGNLIDFAKQVQGVDAIFGGHTHSIVTTRVNGIPVGVAYYYGRGFIDLKITLNDDGTVTTGDMQYIDITGLYSTQNPVVDPEVQAIVDKAVQDVGPIFNEVIGQAAIDLTRTQSAQPYGDSLLGNWAAQVTKDAVGADFGFANNGGLRIDIPKGDITVGMMYQLMPFDNTIVTMKMTGAQVKTILEQAVQDGGKGIQVAGLSFKYDPSKPTMNRVFDMRKSDGTPILMDKTYLVATNNFMGTGGDGFTGFTDPDIVKTYVDTYKLVRDAFIDAVKAQKTVTSKIDNRIAPAKMSDATIAVLATSDIHGNIFPWDYNTAKPANQGLAKVSTYVKQVRAQYPYVVLVDNGDTIQGTPLSYYYDKIDTTTEYPLAKVMGAMKYDTWTLGNHEYNYGLDVLNRVINDMRNEGIHVLSANTYKDDGTNFVDPYYIKTFDTPQGPVKVGILGLTTKTIPSWEDKDHYAGLHFNDLVEEANKWVPKLREAGADIIVATIHSGEESPTDIIPENQVIAVATQVNGIDAIVAGHTHAIISQHTYKNPAGETVIVTEPGRWGQYVSQINFNISKNADGKWEIDSKWSATIKMDDSVQADSDILNLAQPYQDATLKYIGTKIGVATGDFLGTEQTVKETAIMDLINKVQKYYAKTDLSIAAPLSSSAKILKGDITIQDIMGVYVYENYLYGIKMTGKQLKDWMEWSARYYKQVSSPNDPITKDPTLNIPDYNLDQLYGASYVIDLTQPAGHRIKNLKVNGKLVKDDDVFTVAINNYRFNGGGGFMQAAGITNPEIVFDSAKAYGDDGQVRNLMIRYIQEHGTITPTVENYWYVSTTPVAEETPSPVTQPTPAPTPQPQPAPQPTPAPTPQPTPAPQPTPAPTPQPQPAPQPVYNYGIVTASALNVRAGASTSSKIIGVLPAGKVVTLLEEVNGWYKIDYNGKTGYIYGKYVAATPNPSKVTVLKAVKVTAKSGLNVRVGNSINAKKIGAVPYGTELKVVGEYNGWYQIQYNGGFGYVYAKYTK